From a region of the Nitrospira sp. genome:
- the guaB gene encoding IMP dehydrogenase — protein MLDKEPRQGLTYDDVVLVPAKSQILPNEVDTGTFVSRNIRINIPLLSAAMDTVTEARLAIAMAREGGIGIIHRVLSPADQAIEVDKVKKSESGMILDPVTISPDETIRDAHQLMAKYRISGIPVTKGRKLVGILTNRDLRFETRMDLKVSQVMKRDRLITAPEGTSLEKAREILHEHRIEKLPVVNKQFELKGLITIKDIEKRIKYPNACKDSHGRLRVGAAVGVGQDTEERVTLLKKSGVDLVVIDTAHGHSQAVLDTAKMIKKLYPALELVVGNIGTAEAAKDLLKVGVDAVKVGVGPGSICTTRIVSGAGMPQLTAIADCAKALSGSGVPIIADGGIKFSGDITKALAAGASSVMLGGLFAGTEESPGETVLYQARTYKVYRGMGSIGAMERGGGDRYGQGGRAPQKLVPEGIEGRVPYKGPLAAVVYQLVGGVRSGMGYCGCKTIADLQQNATFIRQSVAGLRESHVHDVIITKEAPNYRMDWE, from the coding sequence ATGCTTGACAAAGAACCGAGACAGGGACTCACCTATGACGACGTGGTCCTCGTGCCTGCCAAGTCACAGATCCTACCCAACGAAGTCGATACCGGCACCTTCGTATCGCGCAACATCCGGATCAATATTCCGCTCCTCAGTGCCGCCATGGACACGGTGACGGAGGCGCGATTGGCGATCGCGATGGCGCGTGAAGGGGGGATTGGCATTATTCATCGAGTCCTATCGCCGGCGGATCAGGCAATCGAGGTCGACAAAGTCAAAAAATCAGAAAGTGGCATGATCCTGGATCCCGTGACGATCTCTCCCGACGAGACAATTCGTGACGCCCATCAATTGATGGCGAAATATCGAATCTCCGGCATCCCCGTCACGAAGGGACGCAAGCTGGTCGGGATTCTCACCAACCGCGATCTGAGATTTGAAACCCGAATGGACTTGAAAGTGTCGCAGGTGATGAAGCGGGACCGGTTGATCACGGCACCGGAAGGGACCAGCCTGGAAAAGGCGAGAGAGATTCTTCATGAACATCGGATCGAAAAGTTGCCGGTCGTGAACAAGCAATTTGAACTGAAGGGTCTCATTACGATCAAGGATATCGAAAAGCGGATTAAATATCCCAACGCGTGTAAGGACAGCCATGGCAGATTACGGGTCGGGGCGGCGGTCGGTGTCGGGCAAGATACCGAAGAGCGCGTGACCCTCCTGAAGAAATCAGGCGTGGATCTGGTGGTGATCGATACGGCACACGGTCATTCGCAAGCGGTGCTGGATACCGCGAAGATGATCAAGAAACTGTATCCGGCTCTCGAACTTGTTGTGGGAAACATTGGAACCGCAGAGGCGGCCAAAGACCTCCTCAAAGTCGGTGTCGATGCCGTGAAGGTCGGGGTCGGACCTGGATCGATCTGTACCACGCGGATCGTGTCGGGCGCCGGAATGCCGCAGCTGACCGCCATCGCGGATTGCGCCAAGGCGTTGAGCGGAAGCGGGGTGCCGATCATTGCCGATGGGGGCATCAAGTTTTCCGGCGATATCACGAAGGCGCTGGCTGCCGGTGCCTCGTCTGTCATGCTCGGCGGTCTGTTTGCCGGAACGGAGGAATCTCCGGGCGAGACGGTGCTCTATCAAGCCAGAACCTATAAGGTCTATCGCGGCATGGGTTCCATCGGGGCGATGGAGCGAGGGGGCGGAGATCGGTACGGGCAGGGTGGGCGCGCGCCGCAGAAGTTGGTCCCCGAAGGAATCGAAGGCCGTGTTCCTTATAAGGGTCCGCTGGCGGCCGTGGTCTACCAGTTGGTCGGCGGCGTTAGGTCGGGGATGGGCTATTGCGGCTGTAAAACGATTGCCGACCTGCAGCAGAATGCGACCTTCATCAGGCAGTCTGTCGCTGGCCTGCGTGAGAGCCATGTGCACGACGTGATTATCACGAAAGAGGCACCGAACTACCGGATGGATTGGGAATAG
- a CDS encoding SMP-30/gluconolactonase/LRE family protein, which translates to MKAWLFDEMFQFDRHRLFVDGTQGEWGGGDSLVEDEELPSPPQNVQAKPGNGRITITWDPVPDAMYYNLYFQTTKGVQIKFSELTRPIASPEDFKSAIGVKKDKATCLEGATSPYLHDDLANGTCYHYVVTVVTPKGESPESQEVMAIPSPYLLAMVIGHEGVDEGEFSSPTGIALDKDGNIYVADTDNHSIQKFDKAGKFLARWGGEPGTQEGQFYYPRGLAVGPDDVVYVADSGNNRVQKFDLEGNVQKAWGKFGFAWRGADMGRFDVPWGITTDQDGNVYVSDTSNARIQKFQADGQPLLKWGRDGSFDGAFFFPRGVAVDFVGNIYVADESNNRIQKFDPRGSFLTKWGREGSGPGQFKAPWGIACDALGNVYVVDSGNHRIQKFDGNGTFLCSFGNRGKTEGQVNFPYGIVVDKEGSVFVADSGNNRVLKYVPTEEEINRGKEQPTQAVEAGAVQPPRSLAVKPGDTEAFLSWMEVAGAQSYNLYFSTAPHLTTQGATKIEGVTNPYTHEGLTNDTPYFYAVTAVFEDEAESGLSEEVTATPVLIDITAPQNPYAVINHGAFMTNSPDIVVTISATDLDSGVGAYFISESPLTPVAGTPGWVDVTPAIKFGATIPFLLSPADGQKTIYVWFKDIGNNISTPASTTILVNTSGYLCVSKWGKPGRGASLLHGGEFLAPMYGLCVDQQGSLFIVDNGNNRVQKFDNAGSFIILWGSFGSANSNFHNPTGVACDGKGDVWVVDTNNHRVQKFDGKLGGYLMKFGSRGNGEGQFNAPWGIAVDRVRGYVYVVDSANFRVQKFDMAGEFIMAWGSFGNGDGQFYFPRGVAVDQEDGSVYVVDMGNHRIQKFDTSTNVLPQLLTKWGGSPSAGHASSSLAQEAGQLRSPWGITIDGAGDVYVTDTGNHRIEKFDREGNFITQWGGFGNGDGQFNFPYGIAVDAKGSVFVVDSGNTRVQQFMPAEEGSERLQDEAEELADLEKTQRTQSV; encoded by the coding sequence ATGAAAGCCTGGCTTTTTGATGAAATGTTTCAATTCGATCGGCACCGTCTCTTTGTCGATGGAACCCAGGGAGAGTGGGGCGGAGGAGATTCGCTGGTAGAGGACGAAGAGCTGCCGTCTCCGCCCCAGAATGTCCAAGCCAAACCTGGTAATGGACGCATCACGATCACGTGGGATCCGGTTCCGGACGCCATGTACTACAACCTGTATTTCCAGACCACCAAGGGCGTACAGATCAAGTTTTCGGAACTGACCCGACCCATCGCCAGCCCCGAGGATTTCAAAAGCGCGATCGGAGTCAAGAAAGACAAGGCGACGTGCTTGGAAGGCGCCACGAGCCCCTATCTCCACGACGACCTTGCCAATGGAACTTGTTATCACTATGTCGTCACGGTAGTGACCCCGAAGGGGGAAAGCCCTGAATCGCAAGAAGTCATGGCGATTCCTTCACCCTATCTGTTGGCCATGGTCATCGGCCATGAGGGTGTCGATGAGGGTGAATTCAGCTCACCCACAGGGATTGCGCTGGACAAGGATGGCAACATCTATGTTGCGGATACCGACAACCATTCGATCCAAAAATTCGACAAGGCCGGAAAGTTCTTAGCTCGATGGGGTGGTGAACCCGGCACACAAGAGGGCCAGTTTTACTATCCGCGCGGCTTAGCAGTGGGGCCGGATGATGTCGTGTACGTGGCCGACAGCGGGAACAATCGAGTGCAGAAGTTCGATCTGGAAGGCAACGTGCAGAAGGCCTGGGGCAAGTTTGGGTTCGCCTGGCGCGGAGCCGACATGGGCCGGTTCGACGTGCCGTGGGGGATTACGACGGATCAAGACGGCAACGTCTACGTCTCCGATACCAGCAACGCACGCATTCAAAAGTTTCAAGCCGACGGCCAGCCGCTGCTGAAGTGGGGACGTGACGGGAGTTTCGACGGCGCGTTCTTTTTCCCGCGCGGCGTGGCGGTCGATTTCGTCGGCAACATCTATGTCGCCGACGAGAGCAATAACCGCATCCAAAAATTCGATCCGCGGGGAAGCTTCTTGACGAAATGGGGGCGCGAGGGCAGCGGGCCCGGGCAGTTCAAGGCGCCATGGGGGATTGCCTGTGATGCGCTGGGCAACGTCTATGTCGTCGACAGCGGCAACCACCGGATTCAGAAATTTGACGGCAATGGAACGTTTCTCTGCTCATTCGGCAATCGCGGTAAAACGGAGGGGCAGGTCAACTTCCCCTACGGCATCGTCGTAGATAAGGAAGGCAGCGTCTTCGTGGCCGACAGCGGCAACAACCGTGTCCTGAAGTATGTGCCGACCGAAGAGGAGATCAATCGTGGCAAAGAGCAGCCGACCCAGGCGGTGGAAGCCGGGGCCGTGCAGCCGCCCCGCAGTCTCGCCGTGAAGCCCGGTGATACAGAAGCGTTCTTGAGTTGGATGGAGGTGGCGGGCGCGCAATCCTACAATCTCTATTTCAGCACCGCTCCTCATCTCACGACTCAGGGGGCCACCAAGATCGAGGGTGTGACGAATCCCTATACCCACGAGGGCCTGACCAACGATACGCCGTACTTTTATGCCGTGACGGCGGTGTTCGAAGACGAAGCGGAAAGCGGATTATCGGAAGAGGTCACGGCGACGCCCGTGCTCATTGATATTACGGCGCCGCAAAATCCGTACGCGGTCATCAATCACGGGGCGTTCATGACCAATTCGCCTGACATCGTGGTGACGATCTCGGCGACCGATTTGGACTCGGGGGTCGGAGCCTATTTTATCTCTGAAAGTCCGTTGACTCCTGTGGCCGGAACTCCGGGGTGGGTGGATGTGACGCCGGCCATCAAGTTCGGGGCTACCATTCCCTTCCTCCTATCCCCCGCGGATGGGCAGAAGACGATTTATGTATGGTTCAAGGATATCGGCAACAACATCTCCACTCCGGCCAGCACGACGATTCTCGTCAATACCTCCGGCTACCTGTGCGTGTCGAAATGGGGCAAACCCGGACGTGGCGCGTCGCTCTTGCATGGCGGCGAGTTTCTGGCGCCGATGTACGGACTCTGCGTGGATCAGCAGGGATCGCTGTTCATCGTCGACAATGGAAACAATCGTGTGCAAAAGTTCGACAACGCCGGCAGTTTCATCATTCTCTGGGGGAGTTTCGGTTCGGCGAATTCCAACTTCCACAATCCCACCGGCGTTGCCTGCGACGGCAAGGGCGACGTGTGGGTCGTCGATACCAACAACCATCGGGTTCAGAAGTTCGACGGAAAACTCGGCGGCTACCTCATGAAGTTCGGCTCGCGTGGAAATGGGGAGGGGCAGTTCAATGCCCCCTGGGGTATTGCAGTAGACCGTGTGCGCGGCTATGTCTACGTCGTCGACAGCGCCAATTTTCGTGTGCAGAAGTTCGACATGGCGGGCGAGTTCATTATGGCTTGGGGCAGCTTCGGAAACGGCGATGGACAGTTCTATTTCCCGCGCGGGGTGGCGGTCGATCAAGAAGACGGGTCGGTCTATGTCGTCGATATGGGCAATCACCGTATCCAAAAATTCGACACCAGCACCAATGTCTTGCCGCAGCTGTTGACGAAATGGGGGGGCAGTCCGTCGGCGGGGCATGCCAGCAGTTCCTTGGCTCAAGAGGCCGGACAATTACGCTCACCATGGGGCATCACCATCGATGGAGCCGGAGATGTCTATGTGACGGATACCGGGAATCATCGGATCGAAAAGTTCGACCGAGAGGGGAATTTCATCACTCAGTGGGGCGGGTTCGGCAACGGTGACGGGCAATTCAATTTCCCATACGGGATCGCCGTTGATGCAAAGGGCAGTGTCTTCGTCGTGGATAGCGGCAACACGCGAGTTCAGCAGTTCATGCCGGCGGAAGAGGGCAGCGAGCGGTTACAAGACGAGGCCGAGGAGTTGGCCGACTTGGAAAAAACGCAACGCACGCAGAGCGTCTAA
- a CDS encoding cytochrome C, giving the protein MLKIQIIRSSMLCLLLIGAMIAPAFAGDTVRSSGQASTLDKKTEDRARYVIKIAGCNDCHTTGYAEAAGKIPEKDWLKGDAMGWRGPWGTTYASNLRLYMQNLSEDEWIKVSRSVELRPPMPWFVLRVMTEQDLRAMYRFIRKLGPAGEPAPSYLPPDQEPPKPYIQFP; this is encoded by the coding sequence ATGCTTAAGATTCAGATCATCCGATCTTCAATGCTCTGCTTGCTACTCATCGGAGCAATGATCGCTCCGGCATTCGCCGGTGACACCGTACGCTCAAGCGGTCAGGCTTCTACATTGGATAAGAAAACCGAGGATCGGGCGAGATATGTCATCAAGATCGCCGGATGCAACGATTGCCACACAACCGGCTATGCGGAAGCGGCCGGCAAGATTCCCGAGAAAGACTGGCTCAAGGGAGATGCGATGGGATGGCGTGGTCCCTGGGGCACCACCTATGCGAGCAACTTGCGTCTCTATATGCAGAATCTTTCGGAAGACGAATGGATCAAGGTCTCACGCTCAGTCGAGCTTCGCCCGCCCATGCCATGGTTTGTGCTTCGTGTGATGACTGAACAGGATCTGCGGGCGATGTATCGATTCATCAGAAAACTCGGACCTGCCGGCGAACCGGCTCCCAGCTATCTCCCGCCGGATCAAGAACCGCCGAAGCCGTATATCCAGTTCCCGTAG
- a CDS encoding methyltransferase domain-containing protein — translation MVSDSLQRSLREHLAWWGLRRFTSDREYFAWQRRQLSSEDLKLLALRVEQKRNGDRDNEIAFYDLTAHPTIFPVLYSQRYEYYEAIGRRTIASLGQAKNILDFGCGLGILTTFYARQFRDRTFVGVDRSAASLAVARKKAHELGLDNLRFECVDAEAEPLPGVYDLILTAHALLQAEHDPGLPSQSWRTFERARNVLQQASFERRTGLGARLDRLCEVLHPNGRMIASEKTRQLARRVPFQRALAHRGLQPVETSAPIQYRSIEEAVEDGPFYLMQKGGQTVAAWDERPEQDSGQVFAQNAVPVATDPRAPLYENHWPSAQAAWEQLENREVAREMTHEGPEGRQLHVERGASRGLQYLYCANTFDRRQLVIVEEAYSAMVDSYYQEIVDGMSKEGGS, via the coding sequence ATGGTTTCTGATTCCCTGCAGCGATCGCTTCGCGAGCATCTTGCCTGGTGGGGGCTCAGACGCTTCACGTCGGACCGCGAGTACTTTGCGTGGCAGAGACGGCAACTCTCATCGGAAGATCTCAAGCTGTTGGCCTTACGCGTCGAGCAAAAACGAAACGGCGATCGTGACAACGAAATTGCATTTTACGATCTCACCGCGCATCCGACGATCTTTCCAGTCCTCTACAGCCAGCGCTATGAGTACTATGAAGCGATCGGGCGACGGACGATCGCATCGCTCGGCCAAGCGAAGAATATTCTCGATTTCGGTTGTGGCCTCGGGATTCTGACCACCTTCTATGCTCGGCAGTTTCGTGACCGAACGTTTGTGGGGGTTGACCGCTCAGCAGCTTCACTCGCGGTTGCACGGAAAAAGGCTCACGAGCTTGGTCTGGACAATCTTCGTTTCGAGTGTGTCGATGCGGAGGCCGAACCTCTGCCAGGGGTCTATGACCTGATCCTCACGGCTCACGCATTGTTACAGGCCGAGCACGACCCCGGTCTTCCGAGCCAAAGTTGGCGAACGTTCGAGCGAGCGCGCAATGTGTTACAGCAGGCGTCGTTTGAACGGCGGACAGGGCTGGGTGCTCGGCTCGATCGGCTCTGCGAGGTTCTCCACCCAAATGGCCGGATGATCGCGAGCGAGAAAACGCGGCAATTGGCCAGGCGAGTGCCCTTTCAGCGCGCCTTGGCCCACAGAGGATTACAGCCGGTTGAGACTTCCGCCCCAATCCAATACCGATCGATCGAAGAGGCGGTGGAAGATGGTCCATTCTATCTGATGCAGAAGGGGGGACAGACCGTTGCGGCTTGGGATGAGCGGCCGGAGCAGGATAGCGGTCAAGTATTTGCTCAGAACGCTGTGCCCGTTGCCACCGATCCTCGCGCGCCGCTCTACGAGAACCATTGGCCATCGGCCCAGGCTGCATGGGAGCAGTTGGAAAATCGGGAAGTGGCTAGAGAGATGACGCACGAAGGACCGGAGGGTCGACAACTGCATGTCGAGCGCGGCGCTTCTCGGGGGCTCCAATACCTGTACTGCGCCAATACGTTTGACCGACGGCAATTGGTGATCGTCGAGGAGGCCTACTCGGCGATGGTGGATTCCTATTACCAGGAAATTGTCGACGGCATGTCAAAGGAAGGAGGCTCTTAA
- a CDS encoding glutamate-5-semialdehyde dehydrogenase produces the protein MAIEVPVKLYLDRLLKDCREVSIRLARLPGPVKSRALHAMADRIAGDESAILAVNAKEVDAIGKSFDGAEAKNRMKAAVARVRMSTDHLKEIVERLHLIADLPDPVGAVTARHERPDGLQVSKVRVPIGVVGMISERSPLVTVESIALCLKSGNLCIFRGAPEWSLTHQAIDVRLREAATKNGVPQGAWVLIDRQEKEVAIELMRSGKSLDAMIVRGGAGLRKAVAEQAKVPILCDDGGLTQFFVDEDTDIPVAQNLVINSKVQQPGASNALDTLLVQQVIGRQFLPPLINRLLDQFKVEVRACPKTVALMGQMAMTGHTSIVPATDADWHTQFAGPVLAIKMVEDIDEALAHIAAHGACQTAGIATSRYESALRFTREVDASAVLVNASTRLHAGDSFGLGCDVGLSVGKLHAKGPIGLEQLTCEKYVAFGAGQLRLPHPVPDTYFDAIMLKRP, from the coding sequence ATGGCGATTGAAGTTCCAGTTAAGCTCTATCTCGATAGGTTATTGAAAGATTGCAGAGAGGTCTCGATAAGACTGGCTCGGCTTCCGGGTCCGGTGAAGTCGAGGGCGCTCCATGCCATGGCCGATCGTATTGCCGGCGACGAGTCAGCCATTCTGGCGGTGAATGCGAAAGAGGTCGATGCCATCGGGAAGTCCTTTGATGGCGCCGAAGCCAAAAATCGGATGAAGGCTGCCGTGGCCCGCGTGCGTATGTCGACCGACCATCTGAAGGAAATTGTCGAGCGGTTGCATCTCATCGCCGATCTGCCGGATCCTGTCGGTGCTGTGACAGCACGACACGAGCGTCCTGATGGATTGCAGGTATCCAAGGTCAGGGTTCCCATCGGGGTGGTCGGCATGATTTCCGAACGGAGTCCGCTCGTGACCGTCGAGTCGATCGCGCTCTGTCTCAAATCAGGCAATCTCTGTATCTTTCGCGGAGCTCCGGAATGGAGCTTGACGCATCAGGCGATCGACGTGCGGTTACGGGAGGCGGCGACAAAAAACGGCGTACCCCAAGGGGCGTGGGTGCTCATTGACCGCCAAGAGAAGGAGGTCGCGATCGAGCTGATGCGTTCGGGCAAAAGTCTCGACGCGATGATCGTGCGCGGTGGGGCAGGATTGCGGAAAGCAGTCGCGGAGCAAGCGAAGGTCCCGATCTTGTGTGATGACGGAGGGCTCACCCAATTTTTTGTCGATGAAGACACCGACATACCGGTTGCCCAGAATTTGGTGATCAACTCCAAAGTGCAACAGCCGGGAGCCTCCAATGCCTTGGATACCTTGCTGGTGCAACAGGTCATCGGACGGCAATTCTTACCTCCGTTGATCAACCGTCTGCTGGATCAATTCAAGGTGGAAGTGCGTGCGTGCCCCAAAACGGTCGCCCTCATGGGACAGATGGCCATGACGGGCCATACGTCGATCGTTCCTGCGACGGATGCGGATTGGCATACTCAGTTTGCCGGTCCGGTGTTGGCCATCAAGATGGTGGAGGATATCGATGAGGCACTGGCACATATCGCGGCGCACGGGGCATGTCAGACCGCGGGGATCGCCACCAGCCGCTACGAATCCGCGCTGCGATTCACGCGGGAAGTCGATGCGAGCGCAGTGCTCGTGAATGCCTCGACACGGCTGCACGCAGGCGATAGTTTCGGTCTGGGATGCGACGTCGGTCTGAGTGTGGGCAAGCTGCATGCGAAGGGGCCGATCGGCTTGGAACAATTGACCTGTGAAAAGTATGTCGCGTTTGGGGCGGGGCAGCTTCGATTACCGCATCCGGTGCCCGACACTTACTTCGATGCCATCATGCTGAAACGTCCCTAG
- a CDS encoding MFS transporter yields the protein MGEPSQTILVRWAESLGAKREELVPLAWAFAYFFCLLCGYSILRPVRDEMAIEGGLKNLPWMMSGTFLAMLAATPLFGWLSARYTRDRLLLTVYTFFITNLVAFYVLMTSHVSPEWVARGFFIWLSVFNLFVVSVFWSFMDDIFTPEQGARLFGVIAAGGSSGAIVGPLLTTGLTSVFPVPVLMLASTAFLLLCLGCIFRLDQWSRQRSEHHRPHPGDPLRGSFLAGIRLTFSSPYLLGICGYLALLTMTATFLYFEQTRLVAEYLDQPEARTRLFSSLDLVTNLLTWLTQVFITKGVISRFGLVAGLLFLPAVSVMGFIGIALWPTLMVYVIFSVLRRVGEYALSKPSREVLFTIVSREEKYKAKNFIDTAISRGGDASTAWLVTGVKTLGATTAHIAWALVPLMLAWAWLAAMLARQHKHQTSSTASSTIAGSHSTG from the coding sequence ATGGGCGAACCGAGTCAGACGATTCTTGTTCGATGGGCGGAGTCTCTTGGTGCCAAACGGGAAGAATTGGTTCCGTTGGCCTGGGCCTTTGCATATTTTTTCTGTTTGCTTTGCGGGTATTCCATTCTCCGTCCCGTTCGCGACGAAATGGCCATTGAGGGAGGGCTGAAGAATCTCCCGTGGATGATGTCCGGGACATTTTTGGCCATGCTTGCCGCCACGCCGCTCTTCGGATGGCTCTCGGCCCGATATACGCGCGATCGGCTGCTGTTGACCGTCTACACCTTCTTCATCACGAATCTGGTTGCGTTTTATGTGTTGATGACGAGTCATGTGTCCCCGGAGTGGGTAGCCCGTGGGTTTTTTATCTGGTTGTCGGTGTTCAATCTGTTCGTCGTGTCCGTGTTCTGGAGTTTCATGGACGACATCTTTACACCGGAGCAGGGAGCGCGGCTGTTTGGGGTCATTGCCGCGGGAGGGAGCAGTGGAGCGATAGTCGGCCCACTGCTGACAACAGGCCTCACGTCTGTTTTCCCGGTTCCGGTCTTGATGTTGGCCTCGACGGCGTTTCTGTTGTTGTGCCTGGGATGCATATTCCGGCTTGATCAGTGGAGTCGGCAACGGTCGGAACACCATCGACCGCACCCGGGCGATCCTCTCAGGGGAAGTTTCCTGGCGGGAATCCGTCTGACATTCTCTTCGCCCTATTTACTTGGGATCTGCGGCTACCTGGCCCTGCTGACCATGACCGCAACCTTCTTGTACTTTGAACAGACTCGTTTGGTGGCGGAATATCTCGATCAGCCGGAGGCTCGTACGCGTCTCTTCTCTAGTCTAGATCTTGTCACCAATCTGTTGACCTGGCTGACCCAGGTATTCATTACCAAGGGGGTAATCAGCCGGTTTGGGCTGGTAGCGGGCCTGCTCTTTCTCCCGGCGGTCAGTGTGATGGGATTTATAGGGATCGCCCTGTGGCCGACGCTGATGGTCTATGTCATCTTTTCGGTTCTGCGCAGGGTGGGGGAATATGCGTTGTCCAAACCGTCGCGAGAAGTGCTGTTTACTATCGTCAGTCGTGAAGAAAAGTACAAGGCGAAGAACTTTATCGACACAGCCATTTCACGCGGAGGAGATGCATCCACCGCCTGGCTGGTCACCGGCGTGAAGACACTCGGAGCCACCACCGCCCACATCGCCTGGGCACTGGTGCCATTGATGCTGGCCTGGGCATGGCTCGCGGCTATGCTCGCTCGTCAGCACAAGCATCAGACGTCGTCCACCGCATCATCGACGATTGCGGGTTCTCATTCCACAGGATGA
- the ltaE gene encoding low-specificity L-threonine aldolase → MIDLRSDTVTKPTDEMRKAMARAEVGDDVYGEDPTVNRLQDMAANLLGKRFALFVPSGTMANQLAIRSQTQPGQEIIVESKSHIVRYEQGAAGALAGVQLHWVVGERGIMTAEQVEAAIRPNDPHSIMTALICLENTHNAGGGTIYSLSTIERIRAIAVRHGIPMHLDGARLFNAVAATTLPPTVYAQHFETVSICLSKGLGAPVGSLLISNDQRIIDRARRFRRMYGGAMRQAGILAAAGIYALDRHVARLKTDHDNAKKLARLLQQIPSIQIAPQHVETNIVIFDIIDEPRSPAELVAALKEQGVLINATGGKSYRAVTHLNISEKQIDEASAVFSKVLSR, encoded by the coding sequence ATGATTGATCTTCGTAGCGACACCGTCACGAAACCGACGGACGAGATGCGGAAGGCCATGGCGCGCGCCGAAGTCGGCGACGACGTGTATGGTGAAGATCCGACCGTCAATCGGCTGCAAGACATGGCGGCCAACCTGCTCGGCAAGCGCTTCGCGCTCTTTGTCCCCTCCGGAACCATGGCCAATCAACTGGCGATTCGGTCACAGACCCAGCCAGGGCAGGAGATTATCGTCGAAAGCAAGAGTCATATCGTCCGTTACGAGCAGGGGGCGGCCGGGGCACTGGCAGGCGTGCAACTCCATTGGGTGGTCGGTGAACGGGGGATCATGACCGCCGAGCAGGTGGAAGCCGCGATCAGGCCGAACGATCCCCATAGCATCATGACGGCTTTGATCTGCCTCGAAAATACACACAATGCCGGAGGCGGGACGATTTATTCCCTGTCCACGATCGAAAGAATCCGCGCCATTGCCGTCAGACATGGGATTCCCATGCATCTCGACGGAGCCAGGCTTTTCAATGCCGTGGCCGCTACGACGCTGCCCCCCACGGTGTACGCACAGCACTTTGAAACCGTCTCGATCTGTCTCTCGAAGGGGCTGGGAGCTCCCGTTGGATCGCTGTTGATCTCAAACGACCAACGAATCATCGATCGCGCCCGCCGCTTTCGGCGCATGTATGGAGGGGCCATGCGGCAAGCAGGCATTCTGGCGGCCGCCGGCATCTACGCCTTGGATCGGCACGTCGCCCGCCTCAAGACCGACCACGACAATGCAAAAAAACTGGCTCGCCTGCTTCAGCAGATTCCCTCGATCCAGATTGCACCGCAGCACGTGGAGACCAATATCGTCATTTTCGACATCATCGACGAGCCGCGCTCTCCCGCCGAACTGGTCGCTGCTCTGAAAGAGCAGGGGGTACTTATCAACGCGACTGGAGGGAAATCCTATCGAGCCGTCACCCATCTCAACATCTCGGAGAAGCAGATCGACGAAGCCTCCGCCGTTTTTTCGAAAGTCCTCTCACGTTGA
- a CDS encoding nucleotidyltransferase domain-containing protein, producing the protein MDSNTTTSTPTRDELNAELVEIPEPPEQPESPSPPGFEDNVEIALRHVKGRRGGDLVGVILVGSGARRALTPHSDIDLIALVKGEADSHEILRVGERLADIRYRGYQSIEDDLAYSLRLPSLLRKGRILYDYEGVCAQLIEKVHQRFRQGPPPASINEQIRLKAECFHLLGKAQDLLEKPGTAHYLLTLFYEDCISAFFRLRGFWLVAPVDVHRFMFSREPALEHLAGQFLTATTLADRLNFGRQFADLLFKDVPNPARID; encoded by the coding sequence ATGGATTCAAACACCACGACAAGCACCCCCACGCGAGACGAACTGAATGCCGAGTTGGTCGAAATCCCGGAACCGCCGGAACAGCCGGAATCACCTTCTCCCCCCGGGTTTGAAGACAATGTGGAAATTGCCTTGCGGCATGTGAAGGGCCGAAGGGGCGGGGATCTGGTCGGCGTCATACTCGTCGGGTCGGGCGCACGGAGAGCGCTCACTCCGCATAGCGATATCGATCTGATCGCTCTGGTCAAGGGAGAGGCCGACAGCCACGAGATCCTTCGCGTCGGCGAGCGCTTGGCGGATATCCGCTATCGTGGATACCAGTCTATTGAGGATGACCTCGCCTACTCCCTGCGCCTTCCCTCGTTGCTTCGAAAAGGCCGAATCCTTTACGATTATGAGGGCGTCTGTGCGCAGTTGATCGAAAAAGTTCACCAACGATTCCGCCAAGGCCCGCCGCCGGCTTCCATCAACGAACAGATTCGTCTCAAGGCCGAATGCTTCCACCTGTTGGGGAAAGCACAGGATCTCCTAGAAAAGCCGGGAACGGCCCACTATCTATTGACGCTGTTCTACGAAGATTGCATCTCGGCCTTTTTCCGGTTACGAGGGTTTTGGCTGGTCGCCCCTGTGGATGTTCATCGATTCATGTTTTCGCGTGAACCGGCGCTCGAGCACCTGGCGGGACAATTCCTGACGGCCACCACCCTCGCCGACAGGCTCAACTTTGGACGGCAATTTGCCGATCTTCTCTTTAAGGATGTCCCGAATCCTGCCCGCATCGACTGA